Proteins from a genomic interval of Diaphorobacter sp. HDW4A:
- a CDS encoding acyl dehydratase: MQHSMCFEDVQVGQELPVLEKGPLTTAHLMRWSAAIENWHKIHYDLPFATEHDKLPALLINGSLKQQFIAQLLKDWARPAGWVWKISFQFRAMNVVGETLEIWARVTELQRAPKFGLVHLELGIRGPDGKDSAPGTAVVVLPYRNGLAVPYPFVPPAEQEVCPA; the protein is encoded by the coding sequence ATGCAGCATTCCATGTGCTTTGAAGACGTGCAGGTAGGGCAGGAGCTGCCCGTGCTTGAAAAGGGGCCGCTCACCACCGCCCACTTGATGCGCTGGTCCGCCGCCATCGAAAACTGGCACAAGATCCATTACGACCTGCCGTTCGCGACGGAGCACGACAAGCTACCGGCGCTGCTCATCAATGGCTCGCTCAAGCAGCAGTTCATCGCCCAGCTGCTCAAGGACTGGGCGCGTCCTGCGGGCTGGGTCTGGAAGATCAGCTTTCAGTTCCGCGCGATGAACGTCGTGGGCGAGACGCTGGAGATATGGGCTCGGGTGACCGAGCTGCAGCGCGCGCCGAAATTCGGCCTCGTGCATCTGGAGCTTGGCATTCGCGGGCCGGACGGCAAGGACTCCGCGCCGGGCACGGCCGTGGTGGTCCTGCCGTATCGCAACGGTCTCGCCGTGCCGTATCCGTTCGTTCCGCCCGCCGAGCAGGAGGTCTGCCCAGCATGA
- a CDS encoding SMP-30/gluconolactonase/LRE family protein, translating into MKRNAYSVRVVPNVHNLLGECPMWHPVEQRLYWIDTRLPAVMRQEEDGSVSQWPMPVNIGSYVFREQGGLIAGLQTGFSEIALDDFSVAPRVNPEPHKPLNRLNDGRCDRRGRYWAGTRDPGNDCASGSLYCLTSDFEVSKKDEGFIVPNGLAFSPDDQSLVFGCTRGDTIYRYDFDLPSGDIGNRRIFIDTSGTPWRVDGATFDSEGFYWAALIGGGAIGRFDANGRLDRFIPLPYQYPTMCNFGGKDLDVLYVTTGTFFVDEDGRRRQPLAGCMFAIHGLGVQGVPEPIFPG; encoded by the coding sequence ATGAAGCGAAACGCCTATTCGGTGCGCGTGGTTCCCAACGTCCACAACCTGCTCGGCGAGTGCCCTATGTGGCATCCGGTGGAGCAGCGTCTCTACTGGATCGATACGCGCCTGCCCGCAGTGATGCGCCAGGAAGAGGACGGTTCGGTGTCGCAGTGGCCCATGCCCGTGAACATCGGCTCCTATGTGTTCCGCGAGCAGGGCGGGCTGATCGCCGGTCTGCAGACCGGGTTCAGCGAGATTGCGCTCGACGATTTCAGCGTCGCGCCCCGCGTCAATCCCGAGCCGCACAAGCCGCTGAACCGACTCAACGATGGCCGGTGCGATCGCCGGGGCCGCTACTGGGCCGGCACGCGCGACCCCGGAAACGACTGCGCGAGCGGATCGCTGTACTGCCTCACGTCCGACTTCGAAGTCAGCAAGAAGGACGAGGGCTTCATCGTTCCCAACGGACTCGCGTTCAGCCCGGATGACCAGAGCCTGGTGTTCGGCTGCACGCGTGGCGACACCATCTACCGATACGACTTCGATCTGCCAAGCGGAGATATCGGCAACCGCCGCATCTTCATCGACACGTCGGGCACACCGTGGCGCGTCGATGGCGCGACGTTCGATTCCGAGGGCTTCTACTGGGCCGCCCTGATCGGTGGCGGAGCCATCGGCCGATTCGACGCGAATGGCCGGCTGGATCGCTTCATTCCGCTGCCCTACCAGTACCCGACGATGTGCAACTTCGGTGGCAAGGATCTCGATGTCCTGTACGTCACCACGGGCACGTTCTTCGTCGACGAAGACGGACGCCGTCGCCAGCCGCTGGCCGGTTGCATGTTCGCCATCCATGGCCTCGGCGTGCAGGGTGTTCCCGAACCGATTTTCCCCGGCTGA
- a CDS encoding hydroxymethylglutaryl-CoA lyase produces the protein MTDLPKRVQINEEGPREGFQIEKTAIPTQRKIQLIDALSQTGLKQIQVVSYVNPQRVPGMADADEVVAGFTRQPGVRYTALWLNKTGFLRAVAAGKLDVSGTLSLTASERFLARNQGRTLAENIAAQHEMATLYKMNKVPVRRASVMSAFGCNYQGDVGVADVLDQVRQLLEIAQQHEFRIEVLSLADTMGWATPLAVKRLVGAVRERHPELAVALHLHDTRGMGIANAYAGLEMGVSIFDAAVAGLGGCPFAANKGAAGNVCTEDLVFMLHEMGIETGVDLDRLIEVAFLAEDIVGRPLPGSVKAGGALDVLRKRVKEARQ, from the coding sequence ATGACGGATCTACCCAAACGCGTTCAGATCAACGAAGAGGGGCCACGAGAAGGCTTCCAGATCGAGAAGACCGCTATCCCCACACAGCGCAAGATCCAATTGATCGACGCGCTCTCGCAAACCGGTCTTAAGCAGATTCAAGTTGTGTCGTACGTGAATCCGCAGCGGGTTCCCGGCATGGCCGATGCCGATGAGGTGGTCGCCGGCTTCACGCGCCAGCCCGGTGTGCGCTACACCGCACTGTGGTTGAACAAGACGGGATTCTTGCGCGCGGTCGCGGCGGGCAAGCTCGACGTGTCGGGCACGCTGTCGCTGACCGCCTCGGAACGTTTTCTCGCCAGGAACCAGGGACGCACGCTGGCCGAGAACATCGCCGCCCAGCACGAGATGGCGACGCTCTACAAGATGAACAAGGTGCCGGTGCGGCGCGCCAGCGTCATGTCGGCATTCGGGTGCAACTACCAGGGCGACGTCGGCGTGGCCGATGTGCTCGATCAGGTGCGCCAGCTTCTCGAGATCGCGCAGCAGCACGAGTTCAGGATCGAGGTGCTGTCGCTCGCCGACACCATGGGCTGGGCAACGCCGCTTGCGGTCAAGCGCCTCGTGGGGGCGGTGCGCGAGCGCCATCCGGAGCTTGCGGTGGCGCTGCATCTGCATGACACGCGCGGCATGGGCATTGCCAACGCATACGCGGGCCTGGAGATGGGCGTGTCGATCTTCGACGCGGCCGTGGCCGGTCTGGGCGGCTGCCCGTTCGCCGCCAACAAGGGCGCGGCAGGCAATGTCTGCACCGAGGATCTGGTGTTCATGCTCCATGAAATGGGCATCGAGACCGGCGTCGATCTCGACCGCCTGATCGAGGTCGCGTTTCTCGCCGAAGACATCGTGGGACGTCCGTTGCCCGGCAGCGTGAAGGCGGGCGGAGCGCTGGATGTGCTGCGCAAGCGCGTCAAGGAGGCAAGGCAATGA